Proteins co-encoded in one Lynx canadensis isolate LIC74 chromosome C1, mLynCan4.pri.v2, whole genome shotgun sequence genomic window:
- the MOB3C gene encoding MOB kinase activator 3C, with product MALCLKQVFAKDKTFRPRKRFEPGTQRFELYKKAQASLKSGLDLRTVVRLPPGENIDDWIAVHVVDFFNRINLIYGTMAERCSETSCPVMAGGPRYEYRWQDERQYRRPAKLSAPRYMALLMDWIEGLINDEDVFPTRVGVPFPKNFQQVCTKILTRLFRVFVHVYIHHFDSILSMGAEAHVNTCYKHFYYFIREFSLVDQRELEPLREMTERICH from the exons ATGGCACTGTGCCTGAAGCAGGTGTTTGCCAAGGACAAGACATTCCGGCCTCGGAAGCGCTTCGAACCAGGCACACAGCGCTTCGAGCTGTACAAGAAGGCACAGGCATCACTCAAGTCAGGCCTGGACCTGCGCACTGTGGTGAGGCTGCCACCAGGAGAGAACATCGACGACTGGATTGCCGTGCACGTGGTGGACTTCTTCAATCGCATCAACCTCATCTATGGCACCATGGCTGAGCGCTGCAGTGAGACTAGCTGCCCGGTCATGGCCGGAGGGCCCCGCTATGAGTACCGCTGGCAGGACGAGCGCCAGTATAGGCGGCCTGCCAAGCTCTCAGCGCCGCGCTACATGGCCTTGCTCATGGACTGGATTGAGGGCCTCATCAATGATGAGGACGTCTTTCCCACTCGTGTTG GAGTTCCCTTCCCCAAGAACTTCCAGCAGGTCTGCACCAAGATCCTGACCCGCCTCTTCCGTGTCTTTGTCCACGTCTACATTCACCACTTTGACAGCATCCTCAGCATGGGGGCTGAGGCACATGTCAACACCTGCTATAAACACTTCTACTATTTCATCCGCGAGTTCAGCCTTGTGGACCAGCGGGAGCTAGAGCCACTG AGGGAGATGACAGAGCGGATCTGTCACTGA